Below is a window of Cytobacillus firmus DNA.
CTCTTGCGCCTTCTTTGGCGATTCTGACATCTGGAACAGTGAAGATGTCGTTGTACTTCTTATTGAATCTCTCAGCAAGATCGCGGGTTAATTCCAAGTGCTGTTTTTGATCCTCTCCAACCGGAACCAAGTCAGTATTGTATAGAAGGATATCTGCAGCCATCAAAGGGGGATAGGTCAGCAGTCCTGCAGATACGGCATCTTTACCTTCTGATTTGTCTTTGAACTGAGTCATGCGCTCGAGCTCACCGATGTAAGAAACACACTGCATCATCCAGCCTGCCTGGGCATGGGCTGGAACTTCCGATTGGATGAACAGGGTGGATTTCTCAGGGTCGATTCCAACAGCCAAATATAGGGCAGCAAGACTTCGAATGTTTTTCCTCAATTCCAGTCTGTCCTGGGGAACAGTTATGGCGTGCTGATCAACAATGCAAAAATAGCAGTTGTAGTCATTCTGCAGTTCAACAAATTGTTTCATTGCACCAATGTAATTGCCAAGAGTAATTGTGCCGCTGGGCTGGATGCCGGAAAATATAGTTTTCATGTTTTTCCTCCTTTAATCGGCTTAAAAGATCATGAATTGTCAGGTGTTGAAGTGAAGTTTGCCACGTAATTATAAAAAATGGCATAAAAAAGAACCATTCATCCCTATAAAATAGGGACGAATGGTCCGCGTTGCCACCCTAATTACTCAAAAACTGAGTCACTCTGCCCTATGCAGAAAAACGCATAGGTCCCCGATAACGCAGGGAAGCGCCTGAAAAATCAGAGGCTCAAAAGTCCATTCGATTTACCGGGCTGCCTGTTTGCACCATCCACAGACTCTCTGCTAACCCTGGGTAAATGTACTACTCTTTTTTCATTGCCGACAAGATCATTTATTTTTATCGTATTATATTATAAGGTAAACTATTCGGACACAAAAATCAAGCACAGAATAAGAAATTAAAGGGCGTTCATGCCTGTAGTTCAAGGAGATATTTTACCAATATATGGTTGAAAAACCTGGTAAAATAGCAAAATATCTTAAAAAAAAAAATTTTTTTATTATCTCAAAAATCTTAATTTATAAGACTTTTTGACGAAAAATGTCGCACTTCAAGGAATTGCATGTACAAAAAGCCACTTGCAATAAGTTTTTAAACTATTTATAATAAACGTAACAAACATAATCTTTACGAATTTGTTACATTTAAAACAAAACTATATCACTCCAGATTGCGAGAATATGGTGCATATTGAGTAAGTTTATAGCTTACATATTATAGGTTAATCTATTTAATCTGAATTATCAGAATATAAGGATAATCTATCGTTAAGAGAATATAAACTTGCTTTTTTTGTTGCCTTTTAAATAGTCTGCAAATTTTTTAAATTGAATTAACAGACTATTTAAGTAATATATCTGGGGCGCACAGTTGTGTTTTTTGTGAAAGACAAATGG
It encodes the following:
- the trpS gene encoding tryptophan--tRNA ligase encodes the protein MKTIFSGIQPSGTITLGNYIGAMKQFVELQNDYNCYFCIVDQHAITVPQDRLELRKNIRSLAALYLAVGIDPEKSTLFIQSEVPAHAQAGWMMQCVSYIGELERMTQFKDKSEGKDAVSAGLLTYPPLMAADILLYNTDLVPVGEDQKQHLELTRDLAERFNKKYNDIFTVPDVRIAKEGARVMSLQDPLKKMSKSDPNKKSFISLLDDPKQIEKKIKSAVTDSEGIVKYDKENKPGVSNLLSIYSILSGKTVAEIEGEYEGKGYGEFKAGLSDIVIGTIKPIQDKYYELMESEELDLVLDQGAEKANKVAYKMIKKMENAMGLGRKRK